From the genome of Terriglobales bacterium:
AGTCCCAGCAGGGCCAGCCCCACGACTCTCAGGTTGCGCAGCGGCTTCACGCCTGTCTCCGGGCGCGATTGTAAAGCAAAAAGGCCCTCCGCCGTTTCGCGGAGGGCCTTACGAGGAAACCAGTCCTACTTCCCTGCGCCGCCCGAGCCTCCGGCCGCCAGCGCCTGCTGCACGTGGCTGTGTTTGGTTCCATAGGTGAAGTAGATGACGAGGCCGATGACAAGCCAGATCACCAGGCGCAGCCAAGTGACGCCCTTCAACCCCAGCATCAGCGCCAGGGAGACCAGGATGCCCATGATAGGCACGAAGGGCACCCAGGGCGTCCGGAAGGGGCGCTTGAGGTCGGGCCGCTTCCTGCGCAGCACCAGCACTCCGGCGCACACTATGACGAACGCCAGCAGCGTTCCAATGCTCACCAGCTGGCCCAGGTCGCCGATCGGCACCAGCGAACCGGTGAAGGCCACGCAGATGCCGACGATCAGGGTGGACTTCCATGGTGTCCGGAATCGGGGATGGATGTCGCCCGCCCACTTCCACAGCAGGCCGTCGTGGGCCATAGAGTAGAAGACGCGCGACTGCCCCAGCAACATCACCAGCATCACCGTGCTCAGGCCGGCCAGGGCTCCCGCATTGACCACGTAGCTGCCCCACTTCACCCCCGTCTCCCGGATGGCGAGGGAGACCGGGGCGCCGATGTTCAGCCGCGAGTAGTGCGCCACCGCCGTCAACAGCCCCGACACCAGCAGGTAGAGGATGGTGCAGATGATCAGCGACCCCATAATGCCGAGGGGCATGTCTTTCTGAGGGTTCTTGGCCTCCTGGGCGGCGGTGGAGACGGCGTCAAACCCGATGTAGGCGAAGAAGACCACGCCCGCGCCGCGCAGCACCCCCGACCACCCGAAGCTGCCGAAGCTACCGGTGTTCGGCGGCATGAACTCCTTCCAGTTCGCCCGCGCCACGTCGGGATGCCCGAAGACGTAGAAGCCGGCGACCACGATGAAGGTGACCACGGCGATCAGCTTGATGAAAACGACGACAGTGTTGAAGTTGGCTGATTCCTTGATGCCCACGATGAGCAGCGTGGTCACCGCCATGATGGCCAGGAAGGCCACCAGATTGAAGGCGGCGACGGCGTGCGGCAGCGAGTCGGCATTGACGTGGGCGGCCTCCAGCACGCCCGTCAGCGTGCTCAGTGGCGCCCAGCGTCCCTGGTACATCACCCACACCGAGCCCGGCGTGTCGCAGATCTGCGGCGGCAGGTTGATGCCGTAGTCCTGCAGGAAGGCCACCAGCGTGCTGCTCCAGCCGGAGGCCACCGTGGCCGCGCCGAAGGCGTATTCCAGAATGAGGTCCCAGCCGATGATCCAGGCGAAAATCTCGCCCAGCGTGGCGTAGCCGTAGGTGTAGGCGGAGCCGGCGATGGGGATCATGGCGGCGAACTCGGCGTAGCACAGTCCGGCGAAGGTGCAACCGATGCCCGCCAGTACGTAGCTGAGCATGATGGCCGGCCCGGCGTACTGGGCGGCCGCTTCGCCCGTGAGCACGAAGATGCCGGCTCCGATGATGGCGCCGATGCCCAGGGTGATCAGGTTGAGGGGACCCAGGGCGCGCTTCAGCCCGTGTTCGTTGGTATCGCCCGCCTCCGCCATCAGTACGTCCAGGGGCTTGGTTGCCAGCAGATTTGCCATCCGCTCGTCTCTCCTTGGATTCCTACGCGGCCCGTGCCGGCCTCTTCCCTGCCGCGCCGCGCGACCACAAAAAATAAACCGGGATGCCCAACAGCACAATAATCAGCCCCGGCCAGGTGAATTGCGGCTTGTAGCGCAACAAGACTACATCAATGAATAAAGCCATCAAAATATAAATCGCGGGCAGCACGGGGTAGCCAATGGCCTTGTAAGGCCGCTCGGCATCCGGCCGCGTCCGCCGCAGCACGAACAGCGCCACGATGGTCAGGATGTAGAACACCAGCACGGCAAAGATGATGTAGTCCAGCAGTTGGTTGTAGGTGCCGGAAAGGCAAAGTGCGCAGGTCCATACCGCCTGCACCGCCAGAGACATGACGGGTGTCTTGTAGGTGGGATGGAGCTTCCCTGCGGACTTGAAGAACAATCCGTCGCGGGCCATAGCGTAGTACACACGCGCCCCGGAGAGGATGAGCCCGTTGTTGCAGCCGAAGGTGGAAAGCAGGATGGCCAGCGCCATCAGCGCCGCGCCGGTGGCGCCGAACATCTGCAGCATCACCGCCGTTCCCACGCGGTCCGCGGCCGCCTCAGGATGCAGGGCTGCCTGCTCGGGATCGTCGGTGGCGTACTGGATGCCGCGGCCCATCAGCGTGTTCGCATGCTTGTCGCCGTGCAGCGGCAGCACGTTCAGGTAGGCGACGTTGGCCAGCACGTAGAGCAGGATCACCGTGCCCGTACCCAGAGCGAGCGCCAGCGGCAGGTTGCGCTTCGGATTCCGGACCTCGGCGGCGGCGAAGGTAACGTTGTTCCAGGCGTCGGCGGAGAACAGTGACCCCACCTGCGCCACCGCCAGCACGGTCAGGGTGCCGACGAAGATGCCGGCGCCCACCTCGTGCTGCGCGCCCAGCGAGGCGTTGCGCCAGAAGTTCGAGAAGTTGGCGGCCACCGCCTCGGCGTTGCGGCCGACAAAGATTCCCAGGAACACCACTGCCGCCAGTCCCGCAACCTTGGCGAAGGTGAAGACGTTCTGCACCAGGGCGCCGATCTTGATGCCGAAGAGGTTGATGACCGTCAGCACTACGATGCTGACGATCCCCACCAGGTTCTGGGTGTTCAATCCGACGTCCATGTTGCCCAGCACCATGGGCCCCAGGTGGAAGGCCGGCACCTTGGCGATGTGCCAGATCCAGTTGTCGGCTGCGATGGAAGGAAAGAAGAAGCCCGCGAACTTGCCGAAGGCCACGCCCACGGCGGCGATGGTGCCGGTCTGGATGACCAGGAAGAGCGTCCAGCCGTAGAGGAAGCCCCACAAGGGGCCGAGCGCTTCGCGCAGGAAGACGTATTGGCCGCCGGCCTTGGGCATCATGGCGGCGAGTTCGCCGTAGGAGAGCGCGCCCACCACCGTGAGGAATCCGGTGACCATCCAGGCAGCAATGAGCAGCGCGGGCGAATCCACCAGGCGTGCGATATCGGCGGAGACGATGAAGATGCCGGAGCCGATCATCGAGCCCATCACCAGCGTGGTGGCGCTGGTCAGGCCCAGTCCCTTGACCAGTTCCGGTTCTGGCGCGGCTGCGGCGCGTGCGGCAGCGGGAGTGCTCACTTGAGCTCCTTCTTCTTCAGATGCTTTCGAAACTCCTCCGCCGACTTGCGCGGAGACCCTAGCAGGTCGGAGAGCACCGCCACCGCATCCGCTCCCGCCCCCAGGACTGCCCGACAGTTTGCCCGTGTGATGCCCCCGATGGCAACCAGAGTTTTCCGGGTGGCCCGGCGCGCCGCCCGGACCCCGGCCAGGCC
Proteins encoded in this window:
- a CDS encoding amino acid permease; translation: MANLLATKPLDVLMAEAGDTNEHGLKRALGPLNLITLGIGAIIGAGIFVLTGEAAAQYAGPAIMLSYVLAGIGCTFAGLCYAEFAAMIPIAGSAYTYGYATLGEIFAWIIGWDLILEYAFGAATVASGWSSTLVAFLQDYGINLPPQICDTPGSVWVMYQGRWAPLSTLTGVLEAAHVNADSLPHAVAAFNLVAFLAIMAVTTLLIVGIKESANFNTVVVFIKLIAVVTFIVVAGFYVFGHPDVARANWKEFMPPNTGSFGSFGWSGVLRGAGVVFFAYIGFDAVSTAAQEAKNPQKDMPLGIMGSLIICTILYLLVSGLLTAVAHYSRLNIGAPVSLAIRETGVKWGSYVVNAGALAGLSTVMLVMLLGQSRVFYSMAHDGLLWKWAGDIHPRFRTPWKSTLIVGICVAFTGSLVPIGDLGQLVSIGTLLAFVIVCAGVLVLRRKRPDLKRPFRTPWVPFVPIMGILVSLALMLGLKGVTWLRLVIWLVIGLVIYFTYGTKHSHVQQALAAGGSGGAGK
- a CDS encoding amino acid permease, producing MSTPAAARAAAAPEPELVKGLGLTSATTLVMGSMIGSGIFIVSADIARLVDSPALLIAAWMVTGFLTVVGALSYGELAAMMPKAGGQYVFLREALGPLWGFLYGWTLFLVIQTGTIAAVGVAFGKFAGFFFPSIAADNWIWHIAKVPAFHLGPMVLGNMDVGLNTQNLVGIVSIVVLTVINLFGIKIGALVQNVFTFAKVAGLAAVVFLGIFVGRNAEAVAANFSNFWRNASLGAQHEVGAGIFVGTLTVLAVAQVGSLFSADAWNNVTFAAAEVRNPKRNLPLALALGTGTVILLYVLANVAYLNVLPLHGDKHANTLMGRGIQYATDDPEQAALHPEAAADRVGTAVMLQMFGATGAALMALAILLSTFGCNNGLILSGARVYYAMARDGLFFKSAGKLHPTYKTPVMSLAVQAVWTCALCLSGTYNQLLDYIIFAVLVFYILTIVALFVLRRTRPDAERPYKAIGYPVLPAIYILMALFIDVVLLRYKPQFTWPGLIIVLLGIPVYFLWSRGAAGKRPARAA